One Cololabis saira isolate AMF1-May2022 chromosome 12, fColSai1.1, whole genome shotgun sequence DNA window includes the following coding sequences:
- the phc2a gene encoding polyhomeotic-like protein 2 isoform X1, whose product MTSGSGNTTSSQHNGDSKPAQAVDTSHILTHLIEGFVIQEGAEPFPVERPSFSIESLRRHTADSKMDGLLSKEMKAQQEPMLTCELCGRVDFAYIFKRSKRFCSTVCAKRYNVGCTKRMGLFPNRKTTLDGMKKQRVLNGGHRSISLELKKKPSPSVQKPPAAAQSPHPAQGESSQCSDLSAYKRALSPLSLAQRVPDLQDFELQHAFLPSDPGLWNIEDVYEFISSLPGCLEIAEEFRSQEIDGQALLLLKEDHLMATMNIKLGPALKIFAQISMLKDS is encoded by the exons ATGACCTCTGGGAGTGGGAACACTACCAGCAGCCAGCACAATGGAGACAGCAAACCAGCCCAGGCCGTAGACACGTCCCACATCCTCACCCATCTCATCGAAGGCTTTGTTATCCAGGAAGGTGCTGAGCCCTTTCCT GTGGAGCGTCCATCGTTCTCGATAGAGAGCCTCCGGAGACACACGGCTGACTCCAAGATGGACGGCCTTCTGTCAAAGG AGATGAAGGCCCAGCAGGAGCCCATGTTGACCTGCGAGCTGTGCGGCAGAGTGGACTTCGCCTACATCTTCAAAAGGTCCAAGAGGTTCTGTTCTACAGTCTGTGCTAAACG CTACAACGTGGGATGCACGAAGAGAATGGGTCTCTTCCCAAACCGCAAAACCACCCTGGACGGCATGAAGAAACAGCGAGTGCTGAACGGCGGCCACAGAAGCATCAGCCTGGAGCTTAAAAAGAAG CCCTCCCCCTCTGTGCAGAAGCCCCCGGCCGCGGCTCAGTCCCCCCACCCTGCTCAGGGAGAGTCCAGCCAGTGTTCAGACTTGTCTGCCTACAAAAGAGCCCTGTCCCCCCTGTCGCTGGCCCAGCGGGTCCCTGATCTGCAGGACTTTGAGCTGCAACACGCCTTCCTGCCCAGTGACCCGGGTCTCTGGAACATAGAGGACGTCTACGAGTTCATCTCATCCCTGCCAG GTTGTCTGGAAATCGCCGAGGAGTTCCGCTCGCAGGAGATCGACGGCcaggcgctgctgctgctgaaggagGACCACCTCATGGCAACCATGAACATCAAACTGGGTCCAGCACTCAAAATCTTTGCTCAGATTAGCATGCTCAAAGACTCGTAG
- the phc2a gene encoding polyhomeotic-like protein 2 isoform X3, whose protein sequence is MTSGSGNTTSSQHNGDSKPAQAVDTSHILTHLIEGFVIQEGAEPFPVERPSFSIESLRRHTADSKMDGLLSKEMKAQQEPMLTCELCGRVDFAYIFKRSKRFCSTVCAKRYNVGCTKRMGLFPNRKTTLDGMKKQRVLNGGHRSISLELKKKPSPSVQKPPAAAQSPHPAQGESSQCSDLSAYKRALSPLSLAQRVPDLQDFELQHAFLPSDPGLWNIEDVYEFISSLPEPC, encoded by the exons ATGACCTCTGGGAGTGGGAACACTACCAGCAGCCAGCACAATGGAGACAGCAAACCAGCCCAGGCCGTAGACACGTCCCACATCCTCACCCATCTCATCGAAGGCTTTGTTATCCAGGAAGGTGCTGAGCCCTTTCCT GTGGAGCGTCCATCGTTCTCGATAGAGAGCCTCCGGAGACACACGGCTGACTCCAAGATGGACGGCCTTCTGTCAAAGG AGATGAAGGCCCAGCAGGAGCCCATGTTGACCTGCGAGCTGTGCGGCAGAGTGGACTTCGCCTACATCTTCAAAAGGTCCAAGAGGTTCTGTTCTACAGTCTGTGCTAAACG CTACAACGTGGGATGCACGAAGAGAATGGGTCTCTTCCCAAACCGCAAAACCACCCTGGACGGCATGAAGAAACAGCGAGTGCTGAACGGCGGCCACAGAAGCATCAGCCTGGAGCTTAAAAAGAAG CCCTCCCCCTCTGTGCAGAAGCCCCCGGCCGCGGCTCAGTCCCCCCACCCTGCTCAGGGAGAGTCCAGCCAGTGTTCAGACTTGTCTGCCTACAAAAGAGCCCTGTCCCCCCTGTCGCTGGCCCAGCGGGTCCCTGATCTGCAGGACTTTGAGCTGCAACACGCCTTCCTGCCCAGTGACCCGGGTCTCTGGAACATAGAGGACGTCTACGAGTTCATCTCATCCCTGCCAG AGCCGTGCTGA
- the phc2a gene encoding polyhomeotic-like protein 2 isoform X2 — protein sequence MTSGSGNTTSSQHNGDSKPAQAVDTSHILTHLIEGFVIQEGAEPFPVERPSFSIESLRRHTADSKMDGLLSKEMKAQQEPMLTCELCGRVDFAYIFKRSKRFCSTVCAKRYNVGCTKRMGLFPNRKTTLDGMKKQRVLNGGHRSISLELKKKKPPAAAQSPHPAQGESSQCSDLSAYKRALSPLSLAQRVPDLQDFELQHAFLPSDPGLWNIEDVYEFISSLPGCLEIAEEFRSQEIDGQALLLLKEDHLMATMNIKLGPALKIFAQISMLKDS from the exons ATGACCTCTGGGAGTGGGAACACTACCAGCAGCCAGCACAATGGAGACAGCAAACCAGCCCAGGCCGTAGACACGTCCCACATCCTCACCCATCTCATCGAAGGCTTTGTTATCCAGGAAGGTGCTGAGCCCTTTCCT GTGGAGCGTCCATCGTTCTCGATAGAGAGCCTCCGGAGACACACGGCTGACTCCAAGATGGACGGCCTTCTGTCAAAGG AGATGAAGGCCCAGCAGGAGCCCATGTTGACCTGCGAGCTGTGCGGCAGAGTGGACTTCGCCTACATCTTCAAAAGGTCCAAGAGGTTCTGTTCTACAGTCTGTGCTAAACG CTACAACGTGGGATGCACGAAGAGAATGGGTCTCTTCCCAAACCGCAAAACCACCCTGGACGGCATGAAGAAACAGCGAGTGCTGAACGGCGGCCACAGAAGCATCAGCCTGGAGCTTAAAAAGAAG AAGCCCCCGGCCGCGGCTCAGTCCCCCCACCCTGCTCAGGGAGAGTCCAGCCAGTGTTCAGACTTGTCTGCCTACAAAAGAGCCCTGTCCCCCCTGTCGCTGGCCCAGCGGGTCCCTGATCTGCAGGACTTTGAGCTGCAACACGCCTTCCTGCCCAGTGACCCGGGTCTCTGGAACATAGAGGACGTCTACGAGTTCATCTCATCCCTGCCAG GTTGTCTGGAAATCGCCGAGGAGTTCCGCTCGCAGGAGATCGACGGCcaggcgctgctgctgctgaaggagGACCACCTCATGGCAACCATGAACATCAAACTGGGTCCAGCACTCAAAATCTTTGCTCAGATTAGCATGCTCAAAGACTCGTAG